The Macrobrachium rosenbergii isolate ZJJX-2024 chromosome 31, ASM4041242v1, whole genome shotgun sequence sequence AGAGTAGTCTGACCTCCAAGGTAGTTTGAAGCCATCTATATGCATGGCCGTAGGATGACCTTTACCACATTTGTGACATTTTCGCTTGTTAATGCACCCCTTCGATGTATGATTCAGACCGTAGCAACTGAAGCATCTACGCTGCTCTataataaactttcttttctcttcgagAGATTTCTGCCTGAAATCTGCACAGTTATCCAGATCGTGATTTTTGCCGCAATAAAAACAGGAGGGTGACCCAAAACCACGAGTTCTACTTTGGTTCTCATGATTAACTTGCATAGCAAATGCAGACTCTGTTGGTTTCCCTTTTGATGGTTTACTAGAATTCAGTTCTCTATGCATTGCTTCTTTGCCGAACACTGGGTCATTGACACACTCTGCAGCTTTAATAACAAACTGGACAATGTCACCAAAACACGAAGACCTGTTCTCGAGGAGTCTGCGGTTTGTGGCTTGTTCGCGCCATTTATTCTGGAGATAACTTGGCAATTTCTGGACCACCACCTGCAGGTTCGGTGCATGATCAAGAACAGCTAGGTGAGTAAGTGTTTGCATAGCGCTGAAGCATCTTAGCAAGTAATGCGAATATCTTCTCAGACATTTCCCTTCGTCTGGTTTTATCGGCTTCCACTCGTTTAGTTGTTTCAAGTATGCCAGGGATACTTTATAAGGATCACCATACTCTTGTTGTAGCAACTGTCTTGCCTGACTATAGCCTTGGTCTGCCTGCATGTATATACAACTGCTGATGAGGTCCTTAGGTTCACCGTCGGTATGCTGTAGAAGGTAGTAAAGTCTGTCACTGCTACTGGCTGTTCTAGAGGAGATCCTGGTGTCAAACGCCAGTATGAAGTCACTGTATTCCAGAAGATCACCGGTAAACTTGGGAACTTCCGGTGCAGGCAAAGCTAGAGCTGTGGCGATACCACTAATCTGCTGCTGTATGGTGTTAACTGGAGGTGAATTAGGCAGTGGATAGGGTGCACCAAAGTTACTGTTCACAGGTGTATTTACAGGCAGATACGTATACTGTTCTTGATTTGGAAACGTTGATGATGTGGCATTCGAAGCGTTGACCGGAGGTGCACGAGTGTTAGTAACAGTCTCTGAAGAATTTCTGGGAACAAATTCTTGTGTAGTGCTGGGATTCAGACTGGGTAAGCTGGCACCATTTTCCTGGGTGACAGGAAGTATAACCTGGTTAGCCATATTGCCACCGTTAGCCGTGTTAGCACCTTCACTCACACAAATTCCAGGGGCAGCTACACTAGGTCCAGCGACCATAACATTCACGTCCTGATGGTTGGCTGGTTGCACAATAATGCTGGTATGTGTCTCATTGTCTTTGTTACCAACATTGTCATCGCCAATGTCATTTTCGGCTTCTGCAAAAACACGTGCTTTTGCTCGAGTCTTGGCTATTTCGATATCCAATAGAATCTCTTCTGTCTTTGCCtcctgttcctttttctttgtcataAGTTCTTTTTCGGCAAGCAACTCGGCGAGGCGTGCTTTGGCTCGCACCTTTTCTGACATAGCCGATTTGccagaaggaagggaagaaggccGTTGGGAAGAACGTTTTGAACCAGATCGGCTTAAAAGACGCTCCAGGTCGTCTTCAAGTCGTTTTTCGTTTATGGCAATCCATTCACCAGTATGGTTTCGGAATTGCAGAATGCTAATTTCCTTGGTCTCATATCTGGACAATTCCTGGTCTTGCTCCAATTCGTCTGAGATGTTATCCATGACACAATTGAAGTTTTTTTGGTACTTATCGAAAGCTTCGTTATATTCCTCTAGACACATTTTCACCAAGTGCAGGTTGTCAGGATTTGACATGAGGCCTGTGAGTTCATTGCGTTTTTTCGTTACGTTGGCAAGTGATgatctcaatttatttttcaatgttcgAATATCGACTGTCGTACCCGAGTTTTCGACGGGAGCACTATTCTGGACAGTCTCATCAAACCCCTCCATCTTGTCTGTAGTTGTTTATAACAGGCAGTAATTCCACTTTTTAAGGCTCACGTATAAGAGTTATAATAGAATTTCAGCGTGAGTCGTTGATGGTAGTTTAACAATTTAATTGAACGATGTTAATGCACTATTCTTCTATTGCTTAACGTGAATGATGGAGAAACACAATTTTGATACGCACATATAGTTCTTTATTAGATCCATGACGTTAACATCGATATGGTTATATTGTTAGACGTTTATACATGTAGACTTGACGTATGTAGCGTAACTTGAAGTGATGTGATGTGGTTCAATTACTatggataaacgaaaaagaaatcaaCGTATGAATAATATgctaatttatacaaaattattaagttaaataacTAAGACTGATAGAAACAATATGCAAAGcttaattaagtaaattatgcatgtataacggctaattacaattacaaaagcTAATACACAAAGTCAATATAATCAAGGCTCATATAAAGGCATACGTTATATACCATGTAGGCTTACAATTGGGAAAGGATGAATCCGCTATTCTAAAACAGTATAATAGGCGTTTACTTACAATTGTGTTCCTATAACAAACGGTCCAAATATTCCtcagtaaatacaaaactttcgTTATATTCGTTATATCCGTTCTGTATGAACTctcttttaaaaactgataaGTTTCCTCATTTGTTTACAGAAAGACACTGCCGATTACCAAAAAGTTCACGTGACCGAGAACTATGCATAAATTAGCTAAAACAACCCAACACCAAGTAAACAATTCATATGGCCGAGCGTATGGAACCAGCAAACTACCAGCAGTAAACCTTAACATTAACCATTGCATAACTAGACAACACAAACAGTTTACAAATCGTTGGGCATCAACATTAACCAAATCatatgataacaaaaaaatagatgcaacaacaaatgtttcatttcatttacagaatAGAACATAATAAAACAAGTTGAACGGCATTAAAACgataaacacaacaaaaataaaaatgagtttgaCAAACAGGATAATATCTATAACACTTGATCTTCTTTTGGAAGTAAGAGTACGAGCTTGCTCACTGGTCTGTGCAGTTCAGAAGATTGGGTTCGAAGTTTGACGCTTCTCACAACACCTCTGGAGTCTGGCAGTACCTCTGTTACACGTGCTAGTGGCCAGTGAAGTCTTGGCGTGTTCTCGTCTTTCAGGAGCACGATGTCACCTTCCCGTGTATTTCGTTGTTGTTTGTTCCATTTGGGGCGTTGCTGCAGGCTGACTATGTACTCCCTTTTCCATCTGCTCCAGAACAAGTCTGACAAATATTGTACTCTACGCCACCTTTTTCTCGAGTACACATATTCTGGTTGCGAAGGTCCCGGTATTAACCTCTTGGGTGACTTCATGTGGAGGATCTGACTCGGACTTAGTGGTTCCATGTCATCAGGGTCATCAGAACAGGTCGTGATCGGTCTTGAGTTCACAATATATTCTACCTCGCAGAGAAGCGTGCGGAATGATTCGTCATCGAGGCGAGTCCCGTGGTCGTAGAATAGCGCAGATAGAACTTTCCGAATGGTACGGATCTGGCGCTCCCATACGCCGCCCATGTGCGATGCCATAGGTGGGTTGAGTTTCCAGTCGATATTcatgtacagtagtttgttttggattttgttttgGTTCAGATCTGACCAAGCCTTGTTCAGCTCATTCCGTGTTCCGATGAAGTTGGTCCCGTTGTCGCATCGGATTTCTTGAACAGTACCTCTGCGGGCTATGAAGCGTTGTAGGCAGTGAATAAAGGAATCTGTTTCGAGACTGTTAGCAGCTTCCAGATGAATGGAGCGACTGACAAGACAGGTGAATATGACGCCGTAACGTTTGAGCTCCTTGCGGCCCTCTTTTATAATGAACGGCCCGAAGAAGTCTACGCCTGTGAATGTAAATGGTGGAGCTGGCTCGAGACGATCTTGAGGTAAGTCGGACATTTTTTGTTCTTGGCATGGCTTTCTCATTTTTCTGCACGTTATGCATTTGTGGAGTTGACGTCGGACAGCAGAGTTGATTGAAACAATCCAAAAGCGTTCTCTAATTGCTGCAATGGTGTGATTTCTACCAGCATGGCCGAGTCTCTCATGAGCATCTCGTATGATTAGAGTCGTGACGTGCGAATGTTGTGGCAGTAGCATTGGATGTTTCACGTCAGAGTCCATTGCGGCTTTCGAGAGACGTCCTCCCACTCGCAGAGTTCCATCGATGAGCACTGGGTCGAGACGGAATATCGTACTTGTTTTTGGTAGTGAGTGTTCTCTCTTGTCTTCTTTCGTGGTTGTTTTCTTGAGATTCTCGACCTCGTTTGCAAAGGTGATCTTTTGTATAAAGCAAACGATTGCCTTTTCAGCCTTTTGCATGATCTGTGTGGTCCTTAAATTTATAGTTTGTTCTTTGTTTCGTAAGAAAGCCAAAAATGCTATGAATACTGCTACTGCTCTCTTCAGTCTCTCCCACCTGGAGAAATGGGTGATTAAAGACATAAACGGTGAGCCTTCTTCTGATGTAGCAGTAGTAGCTAAAGACATAAAGTCCTCTTCTGTAACCTGCGGTTCGGTGCTGGGGTGCATCTTTGCAGGGCATTCTGAAGCCGGCATATTCAAGAAATCCGGACCCTCCAGCCAATGAGTCATGTCTGACGACATCACAGAACCTACTCCACGTGATGCAACGTCTGCTGGGTTCAAATCAGTGCTAATGTACTTCCACTGGTTAACGTTGCTGAAGTCTCTTATTTGACGGACTCTGTTGGCCACAAACACTGGAAAACGCTTTCTCTCAGCTCTGATGTAATAAAGGACTGTTGTTGAATCTGTGTAATAGCAGACTTCGTTGAGATGGAGATCAAGCTCAAGGGTCATTTTCTGTCCTAAATTTACAGCTACAGCGGCTGCTGTGAGTTCAAGCCGTGGGATAGATGTTGCTTTCAATGGAGCAACCCTTGCTTTTCCGATGAGAAATGAAGTTTTCGAACATCCACCCTCGTTTGAGGTTAGGTATGCAACAGCGCCATACCCAGATGTACTGGCATCTGAGAAAACGTGCATCCGAAACGCCGTATCTTTTGTTTGCTGTGGTAACTTTAGACATCTCGGGATTGTTATCTTCTGAAGGTTGGGGGCTTCGCTAATCCATTGTTTGAAACGTTGCTGGTGATCATCAGGCACTTCGTCATCCCAGGTGAGAGTGGTTTCTTTGCAGAGGTCTTGCAGTATTTGCTTTGCCAGCAGCACAAATGGAGCAGCGAAACCAAGGGGGTCATAGATGGATGATACTATGGAGAGAATGCCTCTTCTTGTCAGCGGTTTGTTTGGCAACAACACTGAGAAGCCAAATGTGTCGGTTTCGACGACCCAAAGTATTCCGAGAGGGTGCTCGGTAGGCAGTGGGTCATAATTGATGTCTCTTGTCTTTAACTCTTTGGATCGATCGTCAGCTGGGATGGTGTTTAGGACAGAGACGTCGTTACTAGTATACTTACACAGTTTGAATCCACAGCCCCCGCAGGCAGCAGTCAGTTCAGCAATCAGAGAACTGGCTTCGGTGGCGTTCGGTACAGACTTTAGGCAGTCATCGACGTAGAAGTTCCGCTTAATTGTATGGGCGACTTCTGAACCTAAGTTGCTTCCTTCATCTGCGACGCGTCTAAGTGCGTAGTTGGCGATACTTGGTGAGCTCACTGCGCCGAACAGGTGTACCTTCATCCAGTACTCTTCGAGTTCTTTTGATATGTCACCGTTCGGCCACCAGAGGAATCTGAGATGGTTGTATTGGTGTTTGGGTACTTTCACTTGGTAAAACATAGACTCCACATCACAAGTGAAGGCTACCTGGTGTTCTCTGAATCTGGTTAGAACACCTATCAGAGAATTGGTGAGATCAGGCCCTTGCAGCAACTGATCGTTTAAGGATATTCCATGGAATTTGGCACTGCAGTCAAACACCACTCTAATTTTATCCGGTTTTCTTTGATTGTACACTCCATGATGCGGCAGGTACCACATATCCAGATTTGGCTGTGAGCAGGGAGTCTGGGATACGTTCAGCATAGTCATTCTGGAGTATTTTGTCAATGAAGTTGACGTAGTCGGAGTGGTACTTGGGAtccttttgcattttcttcttttgatagaGTGCTCGTTTAATTGCAaggatcttattgtttggcacaaTTAAGTTCTGATTCCTGAAAGGGAGAGGGATCTCAAAGTGACCGTCTTTGAACACGACATTGCTTTCGGCCTTCTTCATGAATATAGTATCCTCTGGAGACAATCCTTTCTCTCCAGGATACCTTGCTACCCGGCTATCAATAAAGTCACTTTCCAGAATATTCAGTATTCTGTttggagagagaatttcagtagcCTGCTCAATGTCCTCGGTCACAATGCGATTACTGTTTACTCGATGTGTAGACGTTACGCTGTTGTCTTCTACCGGGGAGCTGACTGTCCATCCGTGACGATACTGCAGAGCGAATGGGCCTTTGCCGTCTGTTGATATGATTTTCAGAGGCTCCATTGCTAATGGGCAATTACTGCCAATCAGTAGACCGATGTCTATTTCTGGCATTACTTCAGGAATCGATTTTGCCACGTTGTGAAGATATGGCCAGTGTCGTAACAGTTCTGGATGTGGTATTTGATCATGGCTCACTGGAATTTCTTGTCTGGAATACGTTTTTGGAAGCAGTATACCATTCTGGCCGTTTATATCACTGACGACGAGATCCCGGACAAGGTAGCTTTTGACTATGCTCTCCCCATGCATAGTTTTCAGACGCAGATTTGTTTGAACACCGGAAGCTTGCAAGTCGTCTTTCAGTTCTTCTGATAGGAAGCACCCTGTGCTTCCTGGGTCATAGAGGGCGTAGGTAAGAACTTCTCGGTTGGTTCCCCTCTGTTTTATACGAACAGGTAGTATTGCTTGAAGAACCATTGAGGAACCATGAGAAATAATGTTGCTGGTAGCTGTATCTGGAGGTTTTTGGCTGGATTCCTCTGTACGGTTTTGAGAATTTGAAGATCTGTCAGAGTAGTCTGACCTCCAAGGTAGTTTAAAGCCATCTATATGCATGGCCGTAGGATGACCTTTACCACATTTGTGACATTTTCGCTTGTTCATGCACCCCTTCGATGTATGATTCAGACCGTAGCAACTGAAGCATCTACGCTGCTCTataataaactttcttttctcttcgagAGATTTCTGCCTGAAATCTGCACAGTTATCCAGATCGTGATTTTTGCCGCAATAAAAACAGGAGGGTGACCCAAAACCACGAGTTCTACTTTGGTTCTCATGATTAACTTGCATAGCAAATGCAGACTCTGTTGGTTTCCCTTTTGATGGTTTACTAGAATTCAGTTCTCTATGCATTGCTTCTTTGCCGAACACTGGGTCATTGACACACTCTGCAGCTTTAATAACAAACTGGACAATGTCACCAAAACACGAAGACCTGTTCTCGAGGAGTCTGCGGTTTGTGGCTTGTTCGCGCCATTTATTCTGGAGATAACTTGGCAATTTCTGGACCACCACCTGCAGGTTCGGTGCATGATCAAGAACAGCTAGGTGAGTAAGTGTTTGCATAGCGCTGAAGCATCTTAGCAAGTAATGCGAATATCTTCTCAGACATTTCCTTCGTCTGGTTTTATCGGCTTCCACTCGTTTAGTTGTTTCAAGTATGCCAGGGATACTTTATAAGGATCACCATACTCTTGTTGTAGCAACTGTCTTGCCTGACTATAGCCTTGGTCTGCCTGCATGTATATACAACTGCTGATGAGGTCCTTAGGTTCACCGTCGGTATGCTGTAGAAGGTAGTAAAGTCTGTCACTGCTACTGGCTGTTCTAGAGGAGATCCTGGTGTCAAACGCCAGTATGAAGTCACTGTATTCAGAAGATCACCGGTAAACTTGGGAACTTCCGGTGCAGGCAAAGCTAGAGCTGTGGCGATACCACTAATCTGCTGCTGTATGGTGTTAACTGGAGGTGAATTAGGCAGTGGATAGGGTGCACCAAAGTTACTGTTCGCAGGTGTATTTACAGGCAGATACGTATACTGTTCTTGATTTGGAAACGTTGATGATGTGGCATTCGAAGCGTTGACTGGAGGTGCACGAGTGTTAGTAACAGTCTCTGAAGAATTTCTGGGAACAAATTCTTGTGTAGTGCTGGGATTCAGACTGGGTAAGCTGGCACCATTTCCCTGGGTGACAGGAAGTATAACCTGGTTAGCCATATTGCCACCGTTAGCTGTGTTAGCACCTTCACTCACACAAATTCCAGGGGCAGCTACACTAGGTCCAGCGACCATAACATTCACGTCCTGATGGTTGGCTGGTTGCACAATAATGCTGGTATGTGTCTCATTGTCTTTGTTACCAACATTGTCATCGCCAATGTCATTTTCGGCTTCTGCAAAAACACGTGCTTTTGCTCGAGTCTTGGCTATTTCGATATCCAATAGAATCTCTTCTGTCTTTGCCtcctgttcctttttctttgtcataAGTTCTTTTTCGGCAAGCAACTCGGCGAGGCGTGCTTTGGCTCGCACCTTTTCTGACATAGCCGATTTGccagaaggaagggaagaaggccGTTGGGAAGAACGTTTTGAACCAGATCGGCTTAAAAGACGCTCCAGGTCGTCTTCAAGTCTTTTTCGTTTATGGCAATCCATTCACCAGTATGGTTTCGGAATTGCAGAATGCTAATTTCCTTGGTCTCATATCTGGACAATTCCTGGTCTTGCTCCAATTCGTCTGAGATGTTATCCATGACACAATTGAAGTTTTTTTGGTACTTATCGAAAGCTTCGTTATATTCCTCTAGACACATTTTCACCAAGTGCAGGTTGTCAGGATTTGACATGAGGCCTGTGAGTTCATTGCGTTTTTTCGTTACGTTGGCAAGTGATgatctcaatttatttttcaatgttcgAATATCGACTGTCGTACCCGAGTTTTCGACGGGAGCACTATTCTGGACAGTCTCATCAAACCCCTCCATCTTGTCTGTAGTTGTTTATAACAGGCAGTAATTCCACTTTTAAGGCTCACGTATAAGAGTTATAATAGAATTTCAGCGTGAGTCGTTGATGGTAGTTTAACAATTTAATTGAACGATGTTAATGCACTATTCTTCTATTGCTTAACGTGAATGATGGAGAAACACAATTTTGATACGCACATATAGTTCTTTATTAGATCCATGACGTTAACATCGATATGGTTATATTGATAGACGTTTATACATGTAGACTTGACGTATGTAGCGTAACTTGAAGTGATGTGATGTGGTTCAATTACTatggataaacgaaaaagaaatcaaCGTATGAATAATATgctaatttatacaaaattattaagttaaataacTAAGACTGATAGAAACAATATGCAAAGcttaattaagtaaattatgcATGTATAACGGCTAATTACAAAAAGCTAATACACAAAGTCAATATAATCAAGGCTCATATAAAGGCATACATTATATACCATGTAGGCTTACAATTGGGAAAGGATGAATCCGCTATTCTAAAACAGTATAATAGGCATTTACTTACAATTGTGTTCCTATAACAAACGGTCCAAATATTCCtcagtaaatacaaaactttcgTTATATTCGTTATATCCGTTCTGTATGAACTctcttttaaaaactgataaGTTTCCTCATTTGTTTACAGAAAGACACTGCCGATTACCAAAAAGTTCACGTGACCGAGAATTATGCTATGCATAAATTAGCTAAAACAACCCAACACCAAGtaaacattatttacagttaatGGCCAACAACCATGGGACTTTGCGATAGACTTGCTTTATCTTGAACAAATCAAATGCAAACCACCACACAGTAAACCTTAACATGAAATAATCAAGATCCCCACCAATGGCCCGACACCTTGATGTGGTGGTGGTAGTGGGAGTAGTACCCCTGGCAGGTCTAACCATGCTACATTGGTCAGTTCTGAGCATCCAGACTAAGCTCATCCACTTTCAAGCCTTCTCCATTTTCAATCCCTATCTTCTTCCCCTATCAAGAATGACCATTAGTTGATAACATTGGACCTAAATTGAATTACGGCTCTGACTGCTCCTCTGATTTGATGGAGGGTGAAGAGGACTGACATGCCTCTCCACCCGTAGAATACGAGTACCTGACATGCCCGAGCGAGGGGAAAGTCTTATGTCAAACATGGCTCCCAGAGCTGGGTCTGATCTCAACGGACTGATGACGCCTCAAGTTCTGGGAGCCATGTGTATAACCAGGTTGTAGCCTCTAGGGGTGGCCACTTACAGTCGCATAACACGTCCCTCCCTTGTTGGGCTCCGTTTTATTAGGGAATATGGTGGGCGGAGGACTACATGGCAGAAATAACATAGATACTCGTATCTATGGATCATACATTAACTCCTGTTGACAACCCTAGATCAGACTTGGAAGTGGCTCAGGAAAgcttaaataaagaaatgaacaattctagacccatacccatatctaacaTAATGACTATGGAACCATACTCTGTGCCACAAAAGGAAACTGTAccagtaacaaatgaaaaaactgaaaatataaacaaaattcgaAATAGACGACCTAAATATAGACCAGACCCTACATTGTTACACTTCGATTCATTATTTGGATATGACAGTTGGCCAAGATACTTGGTTTTTAAAACAGAAACCGAACTGACCGctgctaaatttgaaaatattttattaactcaGTACCCGACCAAAGAAATGACATTTAGATCTATAACAAGAAAAGAATGGATAGTTGAAGCTACCACAAAAATTCAGTCGGAAACTTATCAAAAGcttgataatatgaatggaataaaagtcACGGTCCAAAGACATGACTAGTTAAACAGTATTGAGGGAACAGTAATGTTACCACccaataatgatagtgatggccTACCAGATGAGACATTACTACTGAACTCATTAAAAATGAGATATCCCAATATTGTAAAcgtaaaagtatatgaaatccCAAATAAAAGGCATCATGGCAAAAAATTGAgaatagctaaaattaaatttgaaggccAGGAGCCGTATTTACAACCTTTCTTTAACTTACTCACAAACTTACTCCCAAACCATCACTTTGTTCTTTACTAAGAGTAATTTAAGAGTAATTCATAATGACCTCGAGCACAACTCCTAGCTAAGTTTAAGAGTAGGTTCAAGTCGAAGAAAAGTATTATGAAATGCAAAGTAGGACAAAGTTCGTGTTTGgactattttattaattttcccaaatcataccttattttgtgctttttttatttttatattgttttataatatttagtaGCTGTATGACAAATAAATTAGTTTCTGTTTAATCattacacctaaaaaaaaatagatattttccaAGTCACTCGAGGTTTTTGGGCACTAACTTACCGACCAAAACAAATACGCAACATTTGTAAAGTGTAAACAATTATCGCGGTGGTCTTGAATAGTCACAGAGCTTTTGTTTcgaatttctcttttaatttgaaATGTCGACACCGCAGTCAAATATTCTGAAACCCTATGCagtcaaaagaagaagagaaaattggACATATGACCAAACATTATTATTAGTCCAGTTAGTGGATGAAAACAAGGAAGTGATTAAAGGCAAATTCAGTCCGAGGCTGTGCTACAAAGACAAAAAGCCGCGTGGCAGAAAATAACCACGGAAATCAATGCGCATTTCCTTCTGTTGTGAGGACGGTTGACCAAGTGGAGAAGCGGTGGTATAACGTTcagcagaaaggaaaaaacacactAACAGCAAGGAAGAGATTGTTTAATATTACAGGTAAGACCAAATTTGATTTAGCCTTAAGCCATTGTATTTCAGGGAGCGGGTGCACGACCATGGCTGTCGCTAGTTTGGCAATTTTCCGCCAAATGACTaaactaaactaacctaacctaaataataataatatattaatatcttaAATCCGGGCTTTGATACCAAGTTATTACTAAGAAATGTAATCAGCGGCCCGTGGTGGTGCATTTTACCTTATTTCAGATAGGGCTGTAAGCCAGCCTTTCTTGCGTTCTTAACCATTATCCAGATATGGCCATAGACTTGGATGCAAACTAAGTTTTGTGGGGATCtcggttttccatttttattgtaatatgtatGGCTTATACTGCCTATAATTAGAATTTCCTGAATTGAGGTATGGGATCCAAAATAATTGAAGTTCAATAAAAGGCTACGCTGTAGACCCATTCTACTATGGCCAATTACCTAGCCTATATTAGATTAATCCTTTTCTTGACAACTCTTGGCCTAATCAGATATGAAGTTTGAAGATTAACTTTACCTAGGTTTAAGGTGCCAAAATAGGAAATACCAGTTTTGGTATGATTTATTGCTGGCATTTCAGGAAGAATAATGAGGAGGTAAGGAAATGTGACTGCCGAGCACCAAAGGTGCAAAGCAATCAGCTAGGGGTCTGGGGTGAGCAGCAGCTCCCCAGGCGGGATCTGGGGCACTGGCAGTGGCCAAACATTATTAACCTTTTACAAGCAATTTTAGATCAGGTTTATCAGAGAAATAAGNNNNNNNNNNNNNNNNNNNNNNNNNNNNNNNNNNNNNNNNNNNNNNNNNNNNNNNNNNNNNNNNNNNNNNNNNNNNNNNNNNNNNNNNNNNNNNNNNNNNNNNNNNNNNNNNNNNNNNNNNNNNNNNNNNNNNNNNNNNNNNNNNNNNNNNNNNNNNNNNNNNNNNNNNNNNNNNNNNNNNNNNNNNNNNNNNNNNNNNNNNNNNNNNNNNNNNNNNNNNNNNNNNNNNNNNNNNNNNNNNNNNNNNNNNNNNNNNNNNNNNNNNNNNNNNNNNNNNNNNNNNNNNNNNNNNNNNNNNNNNNNNNNNNNNNNNNNNNNNNNNNNNNNNNNNNNNNNNNNNNNNNNNNNNNNNNNNNNNNNNNNNNNNNNNNNNNNNNNNNNNNNNNNNNNNNNNNNNNNNNNNNNNNNNNNNNNNNNNNNNNNNNNNNNNNNNNNNNNNNNNNNNNNNNNNNNNNNNNNNNNNNNNNNNNNNNNNNNNNNNNNNNNNNNNNNNNNNNNNNTGAATGTAGGCAGGTAATTAAGAAACAATAACCCTAAATACCTTTCTACCTTAGTGAATTATTTGACCCCATAAGAACATCTGATTGAAGTTGATTATGTTAAAAAAGATAATGGTGgtagtttaaagaaaattaacaaggaATAAAAGTACTTAAGAATTGCTTAAACTTTTAACATTTCAGCTTTATATCTAAAGCCTTCCTAATGCTCCAGTACCTCAATAAACTAGAAATATTTCAGGTAAAATACAAAGCACAAATAaatgtcttttattcttttgtctttatGGAGAGGAGTGACGCCTGGGATTCTTACCCTACCACAGGGATATTTTGTCAGACTTCCCTCAGGGAAAGTCGTCAAGAGTTTCTTGTTTTGCGGACTTTTTGGGGAGGTTTAGGGGAAAATTTAGCTTCTTCGGTATTAATATTATAGAGCTGTTTTACTTGCTAGGCTGCGTGAATGGATAGGGATAGTGAAGGATATGTTTGCAaaggaaacaacagagagagagagagagagagagagagagagagagagagagagagagagagagtatatatatatatatatatatatatatatatatatatatatatatatatatat is a genomic window containing:
- the LOC136855211 gene encoding uncharacterized protein; translated protein: MEGFDETVQNSAPVENSGTTVDIRTLKNKLRSSLANVTKKRNELTGLMSNPDNLHLVKMCLEEYNEAFDKYQKNFNCVMDNISDELEQDQELSRYETKEISILQFRNHTGEWIAINEKRLEDDLERLLSRSGSKRSSQRPSSLPSGKSAMSEKVRAKARLAELLAEKELMTKKKEQEAKTEEILLDIEIAKTRAKARVFAEAENDIGDDNVGNKDNETHTSIIVQPANHQDVNVMVAGPSVAAPGICVSEGANTANGGNMANQVILPVTQENGASLPSLNPSTTQEFVPRNSSETVTNTRAPPVNASNATSSTFPNQEQYTYLPVNTPVNSNFGAPYPLPNSPPVNTIQQQISGIATALALPAPEVPKFTGDLLEYSDFILAFDTRISSRTASSSDRLYYLLQHTDGEPKDLISSCIYMQADQGYSQARQLLQQEYGDPYKVSLAYLKQLNEWKPIKPDEGKCLRRYSHYLLRCFSAMQTLTHLAVLDHAPNLQVVVQKLPSYLQNKWREQATNRRLLENRSSCFGDIVQFVIKAAECVNDPVFGKEAMHRELNSSKPSKGKPTESAFAMQVNHENQSRTRGFGSPSCFYCGKNHDLDNCADFRQKSLEEKRKFIIEQRRCFSCYGLNHTSKGCINKRKCHKCGKGHPTAMHIDGFKLPWRSDYSDRSSNSQNRTEESSQKPPDTATSNVISHGSSMVLQAILPVRIKQRGTNREVLTYALYDPGSTGCFLSEELKDDLQASGVQTNLRLKTMHGESIVKSYLVRDLVVSDINGQNGILLQKRIPDKKFQ
- the LOC136855212 gene encoding uncharacterized protein, translated to MFYQVKVPKHQYNHLRFLWWPNGDISKELEEYWMKVHLFGAVSSPSIANYALRRVADEGSNLGSEVAHTIKRNFYVDDCLKSVPNATEASSLIAELTAACGGCGFKLCKYTSNDVSVLNTIPADDRSKELKTRDINYDPLPTEHPLGILWVVETDTFGFSVLLPNKPLTRRGILSIVSSIYDPLGFAAPFVLLAKQILQDLCKETTLTWDDEVPDDHQQRFKQWISEAPNLQKITIPRCLKLPQQTKDTAFRMHVFSDASTSGYGAVAYLTSNEGGCSKTSFLIGKARVAPLKATSIPRLELTAAAVAVNLGQKMTLELDLHLNEVCYYTDSTTVLYYIRAERKRFPVFVANRVRQIRDFSNVNQWKYISTDLNPADVASRGVGSVMSSDMTHWLEGPDFLNMPASECPAKMHPSTEPQVTEEDFMSLATTATSEEGSPFMSLITHFSRWERLKRAVAVFIAFLAFLRNKEQTINLRTTQIMQKAEKAIVCFIQKITFANEVENLKKTTTKEDKREHSLPKTSTIFRLDPVLIDGTLRVGGRLSKAAMDSDVKHPMLLPQHSHVTTLIIRDAHERLGHAGRNHTIAAIRERFWIVSINSAVRRQLHKCITCRKMRKPCQEQKMSDLPQDRLEPAPPFTFTGVDFFGPFIIKEGRKELKRYGVIFTCLVSRSIHLEAANSLETDSFIHCLQRFIARRGTVQEIRCDNGTNFIGTRNELNKAWSDLNQNKIQNKLLYMNIDWKLNPPMASHMGGVWERQIRTIRKVLSALFYDHGTRLDDESFRTLLCEVEYIVNSRPITTCSDDPDDMEPLSPSQILHMKSPKRLIPGPSQPEYVYSRKRWRRVQYLSDLFWSRWKREYIVSLQQRPKWNKQQRNTREGDIVLLKDENTPRLHWPLARVTEVLPDSRGVVRSVKLRTQSSELHRPVSKLVLLLPKEDQVL